One Mycolicibacterium parafortuitum DNA segment encodes these proteins:
- a CDS encoding NAD(P)/FAD-dependent oxidoreductase — translation MSAQPTRIVVIGGGYAGVMAANRLCSREDVDVALVNPRPQFVERIRLHQLAAADDPDSTVAVQDFGTVLNVRVRLVLDSAERIDAAARRLALASGSALDYDYLVYAVGSTGDVPASVPGAAEFAYPLSELEQATRLRERLADLAAPAPLVVVGGGLTGIEAAAEFAEAGRSVTLVTPVVGPSLSVAGRRSVTKRLRKLGVTTVAAGVRAVGPDHVVLDDGRTLPSAVTVWTAGFGVPGLAAASGLTSDALGRLITDETLTSVDDDRIVAAGDAAAPSGHPYRMSCQAGLPLGAQAAGTVLARIAGTAVADATVPMSGQCISLGRGAGTVQIQHKDDTPRNLYIGGRTGAFVKEQVCRFTVKWLAAEARKPGTYRSLKGPDRSELIATSPEVPVR, via the coding sequence ATGAGCGCACAGCCCACCCGGATCGTCGTCATCGGCGGCGGATACGCAGGCGTGATGGCCGCCAACCGACTCTGCTCCCGCGAGGACGTGGACGTGGCCCTGGTCAACCCGCGCCCCCAGTTCGTCGAGCGGATCCGGCTGCACCAACTGGCGGCAGCCGACGACCCGGACAGCACGGTCGCCGTCCAGGACTTCGGCACCGTGCTCAACGTCCGCGTGCGCCTGGTGCTCGACAGCGCCGAACGTATCGACGCCGCGGCCCGGCGCCTCGCGCTGGCCTCCGGTTCCGCCCTGGACTACGACTACCTGGTCTATGCGGTCGGCAGCACCGGCGACGTGCCGGCGAGCGTGCCCGGGGCCGCCGAATTCGCCTACCCGCTCAGCGAATTGGAGCAGGCTACGCGGCTGCGGGAGCGGCTGGCCGACCTCGCGGCGCCGGCCCCGCTGGTGGTCGTCGGCGGCGGGCTGACCGGGATCGAGGCCGCGGCCGAGTTCGCCGAAGCGGGCCGCTCGGTCACGCTCGTCACCCCGGTGGTCGGACCGTCACTCAGCGTTGCCGGGCGCCGGTCGGTGACCAAGCGGCTGCGCAAGCTCGGTGTCACCACCGTGGCCGCCGGGGTGCGCGCCGTCGGCCCCGACCACGTCGTCCTCGACGACGGGCGCACCCTGCCCAGCGCGGTGACGGTGTGGACGGCCGGGTTCGGCGTGCCGGGGCTGGCCGCGGCCAGCGGACTGACCAGCGACGCACTGGGCCGGCTGATCACCGACGAGACACTGACCAGCGTCGACGACGACCGCATCGTCGCGGCCGGGGACGCGGCGGCCCCGTCGGGTCACCCGTACCGGATGAGCTGCCAGGCCGGGCTGCCGCTCGGCGCCCAGGCTGCGGGCACGGTGCTGGCGCGGATCGCGGGCACCGCGGTCGCCGACGCGACGGTGCCGATGTCCGGGCAGTGCATCAGCCTCGGCCGCGGCGCGGGCACCGTGCAGATCCAGCACAAGGACGACACCCCGCGCAACCTCTACATCGGAGGGCGCACCGGTGCCTTCGTCAAGGAGCAGGTGTGCCGGTTCACGGTCAAATGGCTTGCCGCCGAGGCACGTAAGCCCGGTACGTACCGGTCGTTGAAGGGCCCCGACCGCTCCGAGCTGATCGCGACCTCACCGGAGGTGCCGGTCCGGTGA
- the metG gene encoding methionine--tRNA ligase, which yields MSEPYYITTAIDYPNGAPHIGHAYEKVAADAIARFKRLDGYDVRFLTGTDVHGLKMAQTAEREGIPTAELAVRNSDAFEAMQRRLGSSFDRFIRTSDADHFAASAEIWKRMDAAGDIYLDTYSGWYSVRDERFYSDDEIETRDGEKYSIETGTPLTWTEEQTYFFRLSAYTDRLLAHYEANPDFIGPDVRRNEVVSFVSGGLRDLSISRTTFDWGVPVPGHPDHVMYVWVDALTNYLTGAGFPDVSSPDFRKYWPADLHVIGKDIIRFHTVYWPAFLMSAGLELPRRVFAHGFINVKGEKISKSVGNVVDPIALVEEFGVDAVRYFLLREVPFGQDGSYSEDGIIGRINADLANEFGNLAQRSLSMVAKNLDGVVPEPGEFSAEDSEMLAAADALLERVREHYDRQAMHLALEAIWSVLGAANRYFSAQEPWVLRKSDPQRFATVLYTTLEVVRIAALLSQPVMPETMAKLLDLLGQPEEQRAFTAIATRLAPGTSLPAPSGVFPRYQVD from the coding sequence ATGAGCGAGCCTTACTACATCACCACGGCGATCGACTACCCCAACGGCGCGCCCCACATCGGGCACGCCTACGAGAAGGTCGCCGCCGACGCGATCGCCCGGTTCAAGCGCCTCGACGGCTACGACGTTCGATTCCTGACCGGCACCGACGTGCACGGACTGAAGATGGCGCAGACCGCGGAACGCGAAGGCATCCCGACCGCCGAACTCGCGGTGCGCAACTCCGACGCGTTCGAGGCGATGCAGCGCAGGCTCGGAAGCTCCTTCGACCGCTTCATCAGGACCTCCGACGCCGACCACTTCGCCGCGTCGGCAGAGATCTGGAAGCGGATGGACGCCGCCGGCGACATCTACCTCGACACGTACTCCGGGTGGTACTCGGTGCGCGACGAACGCTTCTACAGCGACGACGAGATCGAGACGCGCGACGGCGAGAAGTACTCGATCGAGACCGGCACGCCGCTGACCTGGACCGAGGAGCAGACGTACTTCTTCCGGCTCTCGGCATACACCGACCGGCTGCTCGCCCACTACGAGGCGAACCCCGATTTCATCGGTCCCGACGTGCGGCGCAACGAGGTCGTCAGCTTCGTCTCCGGCGGACTGCGCGATCTGTCCATCTCGCGCACCACGTTCGACTGGGGCGTGCCGGTACCGGGACATCCCGATCACGTCATGTACGTCTGGGTGGACGCGCTGACCAACTACCTCACCGGCGCCGGCTTCCCTGACGTCTCGTCGCCGGACTTCCGGAAGTACTGGCCCGCCGACCTGCACGTCATCGGCAAGGACATCATCCGATTCCACACCGTGTACTGGCCGGCGTTCCTGATGTCAGCCGGACTCGAGCTTCCCCGACGGGTGTTCGCCCACGGCTTCATCAACGTCAAGGGCGAGAAGATCAGTAAGTCGGTGGGCAACGTCGTCGACCCCATCGCGCTGGTCGAAGAATTCGGCGTCGACGCCGTGCGCTATTTCCTGCTGCGCGAGGTGCCGTTCGGCCAGGACGGCAGCTACAGCGAGGACGGCATCATCGGCCGCATCAACGCCGACCTGGCCAACGAGTTCGGCAATCTGGCGCAGCGCTCGCTGTCCATGGTGGCCAAGAACCTCGACGGGGTGGTGCCCGAACCCGGTGAGTTCAGCGCCGAGGATTCCGAGATGCTCGCCGCCGCCGACGCGCTGCTGGAGCGGGTGCGCGAGCACTACGACCGCCAGGCGATGCATCTGGCGCTGGAGGCGATCTGGTCGGTGCTCGGCGCGGCCAACCGCTACTTCTCGGCGCAGGAACCATGGGTGCTGCGCAAATCCGATCCGCAACGCTTCGCCACGGTGCTCTACACGACGCTGGAGGTGGTGCGCATCGCCGCGCTGCTCAGCCAGCCCGTGATGCCCGAGACGATGGCCAAGCTTCTGGATCTGCTCGGCCAACCCGAAGAACAGCGGGCCTTCACCGCGATCGCGACGCGGCTGGCGCCGGGCACCTCGCTGCCCGCACCGTCCGGAGTGTTCCCTCGCTACCAGGTGGATTGA
- the gdhA gene encoding NADP-specific glutamate dehydrogenase gives MTELHTKLHDIYDEVARRNPGEDEFHQAVYEVLNSLGPVVDKHPDYVDRAVIRRLCEPERQIIFRVPWLDDSGDVQVNRGFRVEFNSALGPFKGGLRFHPSVYLGIIKFLGFEQIFKNSLTGLPIGGGKGGSDFDPKGRSDGEVMRFCQSFMTELYRHLGEYTDVPAGDIGVGMREIGYMFGQYKRITNRYESGVFTGKGITWGGSQVRTEATGYGTVFFVDEILRSRGQSFDGKKVVVSGSGNVAIYAIEKVSALGGTVIACSDSTGFVHDPAGIDLDLLKEIKEKRRARLAEYAEARGSSQLVANRSVWEVECDIALPCATQNEVSGTDARHLIESGCQIVAEGANMPCTPEAVKYFEDAGVTFAPGKAVNAGGVATSALEMQQNASRDSWTFSDTEARLAEIMRRIHHRCLATADEYGQPGNYVAGANIAGFIRVADAMLALGLV, from the coding sequence ATGACTGAGTTACACACCAAACTGCACGACATCTACGACGAGGTGGCGCGGCGCAACCCCGGCGAGGACGAGTTCCACCAGGCCGTCTACGAGGTGCTCAACAGCCTCGGCCCGGTGGTCGACAAGCATCCCGACTACGTCGACCGCGCCGTCATCCGGCGGCTGTGCGAACCCGAGCGGCAGATCATCTTCCGGGTGCCGTGGCTCGACGACTCCGGCGACGTCCAGGTCAATCGCGGGTTCCGGGTCGAGTTCAATTCGGCGCTCGGGCCGTTCAAAGGCGGGCTGCGCTTCCACCCGTCGGTCTACCTCGGCATCATCAAATTCCTGGGCTTCGAGCAGATCTTCAAGAACTCGCTGACCGGCTTGCCGATCGGCGGCGGCAAAGGCGGATCGGATTTCGATCCGAAAGGCCGCTCCGACGGCGAGGTGATGCGGTTCTGCCAGTCCTTCATGACCGAGTTGTACCGGCACCTCGGTGAATACACCGATGTGCCGGCCGGCGACATCGGCGTCGGGATGCGCGAGATCGGTTACATGTTCGGGCAGTACAAGCGGATCACCAACCGCTACGAGTCCGGCGTGTTCACCGGCAAGGGCATCACGTGGGGTGGATCGCAGGTGCGCACCGAGGCCACCGGGTACGGCACGGTGTTCTTCGTCGACGAGATCCTGCGCTCACGCGGGCAGTCGTTCGACGGGAAGAAGGTCGTGGTCTCCGGCTCGGGGAACGTCGCGATCTACGCCATCGAGAAGGTGAGTGCGCTCGGCGGCACGGTGATCGCCTGTTCGGACTCCACCGGCTTCGTCCACGATCCCGCCGGCATCGACCTCGATCTGCTCAAGGAGATCAAGGAGAAACGCCGCGCCCGGCTCGCCGAATACGCCGAAGCCCGCGGGTCGTCCCAGCTGGTGGCCAACCGCTCGGTGTGGGAGGTGGAGTGCGACATCGCGCTGCCCTGCGCCACCCAGAACGAGGTGTCCGGCACCGACGCCAGACACCTGATCGAGTCCGGCTGTCAGATCGTCGCCGAGGGCGCCAACATGCCGTGCACCCCGGAAGCGGTGAAGTACTTCGAGGACGCCGGGGTCACGTTCGCACCGGGGAAGGCCGTCAACGCCGGCGGGGTCGCGACCAGCGCGCTGGAGATGCAGCAGAACGCGTCACGTGACTCGTGGACGTTCTCCGACACCGAGGCGCGGCTGGCCGAGATCATGCGCCGTATCCACCACCGTTGTCTGGCGACCGCCGACGAGTACGGCCAGCCGGGCAATTACGTCGCGGGCGCCAACATCGCCGGCTTCATCCGGGTCGCGGACGCGATGCTCGCCCTCGGACTGGTCTGA
- a CDS encoding RNA polymerase sigma-70 factor: MSVTPGDEHADRFTLLRPLLFTIAYEILGSATESDDVLQESYLRWAEVDLAAVTDTKAYLAQLVTRQSLNALRAQSRRREDYVGPWLPEPLLTQQDPSADVVLAESVSMAMLVVLETLSPDERAVFVLREVFGFGHDEIAEALGKSAAAVRQMAHRAREHVQSRRKRYEPVDPKVSSEITMKFFAAAATGDMDGLLEMLAPDVVWIADSDGKVSAARRPVEGADKVARLILGFVRLAGGEGRVEPAVYNSAPALVLYTGDVLEGVVTFEVADGRITNFYAMRNPEKLTGVMVPRRISR; encoded by the coding sequence GTGAGCGTGACGCCGGGAGACGAACACGCCGATCGGTTCACGCTTCTGCGCCCGCTGCTGTTCACGATCGCCTACGAGATCCTGGGCAGCGCAACCGAATCCGACGACGTGCTGCAGGAGAGCTACCTGCGCTGGGCCGAGGTGGACCTTGCGGCGGTCACCGACACCAAGGCCTACCTGGCCCAGCTCGTCACCCGGCAGTCGCTCAACGCCCTGCGCGCCCAATCCCGCAGACGCGAGGACTATGTGGGCCCGTGGCTGCCGGAACCGCTTCTGACCCAGCAGGATCCGTCGGCGGACGTGGTGCTCGCCGAGTCGGTGTCGATGGCGATGCTGGTGGTGCTGGAGACGCTGAGCCCCGACGAGCGGGCGGTGTTCGTGCTGCGGGAGGTGTTCGGCTTCGGGCACGACGAGATCGCCGAGGCGCTCGGCAAGTCGGCAGCGGCGGTCCGGCAGATGGCGCACCGGGCCCGCGAGCACGTGCAGTCGCGGCGCAAACGCTACGAGCCGGTCGACCCGAAGGTGTCGAGCGAGATCACCATGAAGTTCTTTGCCGCCGCGGCCACCGGTGACATGGACGGACTGCTGGAGATGCTGGCGCCCGACGTGGTGTGGATCGCCGACAGCGACGGCAAGGTCAGCGCGGCCCGGCGGCCGGTGGAAGGTGCCGACAAGGTGGCCCGGCTGATCCTGGGCTTCGTCCGGCTCGCCGGTGGCGAGGGCCGGGTCGAGCCCGCGGTCTACAACAGCGCGCCCGCGCTGGTGCTCTATACGGGCGACGTGCTGGAGGGCGTGGTCACGTTCGAGGTGGCCGACGGCCGGATCACGAACTTCTACGCGATGCGCAACCCGGAGAAGCTGACGGGGGTGATGGTGCCGCGCCGGATCAGCCGATAA